In the Halococcus hamelinensis 100A6 genome, one interval contains:
- a CDS encoding sulfotransferase — protein sequence MSSEGSSRLRERARRNYGYIEREVISEGKRSVLSNHRIDDFDSVLLIASAPRGGSSLLFDVLRHHERTCSLDGEHDRWFMLHDLCYPTFESDVIPADFDSFDGETLGRDLLAEVGATERAGEHTHRVDNTLVRLPLQFPDRELPYEWIRDRLLDGVPLDEVLRELDISPLQYDEYATRDAPHPLGNETIEDRPFVSSHDHKRALREDDFERTLVLKASGDAYRLPWIRNQLLPETDVTLVHLTRNPAASINGLYDGWRLNRGFQTYDVGDLDLEGYDGSLWCYDLPPGWTTEGDLIDVCLLQWLQAHRHILDARDAFDDVLRVRFEDVLTDTPSVVQEVLEFAGLGESALLSENVDDPNEVMTTKEPRRARWRDREDLIQGTLDRADGTYSEVVERLGYTAESEWI from the coding sequence GTGAGCAGCGAAGGATCGAGTCGTCTCCGGGAACGGGCCAGACGGAACTACGGGTACATCGAGCGCGAGGTTATCTCGGAGGGGAAACGCTCGGTCCTCTCGAACCATCGGATCGACGACTTCGACAGCGTGTTGCTCATCGCGTCCGCCCCGCGGGGCGGCAGCAGTCTCCTCTTCGACGTTCTCCGGCACCACGAGCGGACGTGTAGCCTCGACGGCGAACACGACCGATGGTTCATGCTCCACGACCTCTGTTACCCCACGTTCGAGTCGGACGTCATCCCGGCGGACTTCGATTCGTTCGACGGGGAGACCCTCGGAAGGGACCTCCTCGCCGAGGTCGGGGCGACCGAACGCGCCGGCGAGCACACACATCGCGTGGACAACACGCTCGTCCGACTCCCGTTGCAGTTCCCCGACCGGGAGCTCCCCTACGAGTGGATACGCGACCGGCTGCTCGACGGCGTACCGCTCGACGAGGTCCTTCGGGAACTCGACATCTCGCCGCTGCAGTACGACGAGTACGCGACGCGGGACGCCCCTCATCCGCTCGGAAACGAGACGATCGAGGACCGGCCGTTCGTCTCCTCGCACGACCACAAGCGGGCCCTCAGGGAGGACGACTTCGAGCGCACGCTCGTCCTGAAGGCGAGCGGCGACGCGTACCGACTCCCGTGGATCCGAAACCAGCTCCTGCCCGAGACCGACGTCACCCTCGTTCACCTCACGCGGAACCCGGCGGCGTCGATCAACGGCCTCTACGACGGGTGGCGACTGAACAGGGGTTTCCAGACGTACGACGTGGGCGACCTCGACCTCGAGGGCTACGACGGCTCGCTGTGGTGCTACGACCTCCCGCCGGGCTGGACCACGGAGGGAGACCTCATCGACGTCTGCCTGCTGCAGTGGCTCCAGGCCCACCGCCACATCCTCGACGCCCGCGACGCGTTCGACGACGTCCTCCGGGTCCGCTTCGAGGACGTGCTCACCGACACCCCGTCCGTCGTTCAGGAGGTCCTCGAGTTCGCCGGGCTCGGCGAGTCGGCGCTGCTCTCCGAGAACGTCGACGACCCCAACGAGGTCATGACGACGAAGGAGCCGAGGCGCGCTCGCTGGCGGGACAGGGAGGACCTCATCCAGGGGACGCTCGACCGGGCCGACGGGACGTACTCCGAGGTCGTCGAACGACTGGGCTACACGGCGGAGTCCGAATGGATATGA
- the cysC gene encoding adenylyl-sulfate kinase — translation MGDTLWLFGLPCSGKTTLAEGLVGPSTVHLDGDYLRNTLSSDLGFSKADRTENLRRAAGVAQALNEQGFDVVASFITPYRSQRELVAEVVENVSFVFVDTPLEVCEERDVKGMYERARRGEIEGFTGIDAPFEGLASDEAGLEVRTATNSKERIIAEINETLDRKLDPSHVFIGRWQPLHDGHRTIIDSAADNGKDVVIAIRDTELSEKNPLTAQERRDLIETVYEDHPNVETMIVPDIDTVAIGRDVGYSVVAVPEDISGISGTETREKYGKSELLEGRHFRERSVDTRLPDHE, via the coding sequence ATGGGTGACACCCTGTGGCTCTTCGGGCTGCCCTGTTCCGGGAAGACGACGCTCGCCGAGGGGTTGGTCGGTCCGAGCACGGTCCATCTCGACGGGGACTACCTCCGGAACACCCTGAGTTCCGACCTCGGGTTCTCGAAGGCGGACCGGACCGAGAACCTGAGGCGGGCCGCCGGGGTCGCCCAGGCGTTGAACGAGCAGGGGTTCGACGTCGTCGCGTCGTTCATCACCCCCTATCGGTCCCAGCGGGAACTGGTCGCCGAGGTGGTCGAGAACGTCTCGTTCGTGTTCGTCGACACGCCGCTCGAAGTCTGTGAGGAGCGTGACGTGAAGGGGATGTACGAGCGAGCCCGTCGGGGCGAGATAGAGGGCTTCACCGGTATCGACGCGCCGTTCGAGGGGCTGGCGAGCGACGAGGCCGGGCTCGAAGTCCGAACGGCGACGAACTCGAAGGAGCGGATCATCGCGGAGATCAACGAGACGCTGGACCGCAAGCTCGATCCGAGCCACGTCTTCATCGGTCGTTGGCAGCCGCTCCACGACGGCCACCGGACGATCATCGACTCGGCCGCCGACAACGGGAAGGACGTCGTCATCGCGATCCGTGACACCGAACTCAGCGAGAAGAACCCGCTCACCGCACAGGAGCGCCGGGACCTGATCGAGACGGTCTACGAGGACCACCCGAACGTCGAGACCATGATCGTCCCGGACATCGACACCGTCGCCATCGGACGGGACGTCGGCTACTCCGTCGTCGCGGTTCCCGAGGACATCTCCGGGATAAGCGGCACGGAGACCAGGGAGAAGTACGGGAAGAGCGAACTCCTCGAAGGGCGACACTTCAGGGAGCGATCGGTCGATACGCGGCTTCCCGACCATGAATAG
- a CDS encoding YqcI/YcgG family protein, whose amino-acid sequence MNRTGLLFDQPELEDAIATDELLDWKEKRYLEFRETMRNSRYPCYFAVNAERDDSARYLFAENARDRDTLLKIREGLQQYLQRYRSIAERTTLVIFFGPAAEERSERDYHEQFWRVLEFLHRRDPEPWPADIPTEPDDPEWEFCFAGEPMFVVGRAPFYTDRRSRYTPYGLEITIQPRETLDDIRGDTVEGQRIRSVIEGRLDEYDDVAPHPSISDYGDPHTREWKQYLLPTSNEERLNEFPFEMNP is encoded by the coding sequence ATGAATAGGACGGGGCTGCTGTTCGACCAGCCGGAACTGGAGGACGCGATAGCAACGGACGAGTTGCTCGATTGGAAGGAGAAACGGTACCTCGAGTTCAGGGAGACGATGCGGAACTCCCGGTACCCGTGTTACTTCGCGGTGAACGCCGAGCGGGACGACTCCGCCCGATACCTGTTCGCGGAGAACGCCCGTGACCGTGATACGCTTCTCAAGATACGGGAGGGGCTACAGCAGTACCTCCAACGGTATCGCTCCATCGCCGAACGCACGACCCTCGTCATCTTCTTCGGGCCCGCCGCCGAGGAGCGGAGCGAGCGCGACTACCACGAGCAGTTCTGGAGGGTGCTCGAGTTCCTCCACCGGCGGGACCCGGAGCCGTGGCCCGCCGACATCCCGACGGAGCCCGACGACCCCGAGTGGGAGTTCTGTTTCGCGGGGGAACCGATGTTCGTCGTCGGGCGTGCGCCGTTCTATACGGACCGACGGAGTCGGTACACACCGTATGGGCTCGAGATAACGATCCAACCACGCGAAACCCTCGACGACATCCGTGGGGACACGGTGGAGGGCCAGCGGATCCGCTCGGTCATCGAGGGCCGGTTGGACGAGTACGACGACGTCGCTCCCCACCCCTCCATCAGCGATTACGGCGACCCCCACACCCGGGAGTGGAAACAGTACCTGCTCCCGACGTCGAACGAGGAGCGACTGAACGAGTTTCCGTTCGAGATGAACCCATAG
- a CDS encoding thiamine-binding protein: MSVIALLSTTPARSENTSEEVAGAVEALGDYDVDPTLTAMGTIIETDDVGELFAAVEAAHRAVDADRVTTKLEIDHERDRDRGASARVSAVEEMLGDGSASDGPAGTNTTTDDSEELDSVDMSGHAPEDTEDAPEEDAGMKGGDYKTADSEADDEPISEKYGEETDGSSSD; this comes from the coding sequence ATGTCCGTTATCGCACTCCTGAGTACTACCCCAGCCCGAAGCGAGAACACCAGCGAGGAGGTCGCCGGAGCCGTCGAAGCCCTCGGCGACTACGACGTGGACCCCACCCTCACCGCGATGGGAACGATCATCGAAACTGACGACGTCGGCGAGCTGTTCGCCGCCGTCGAGGCTGCCCATCGAGCCGTCGACGCGGACCGGGTGACGACGAAGCTCGAGATCGACCACGAACGGGACCGCGACCGGGGCGCATCCGCACGAGTCTCCGCCGTCGAGGAGATGCTCGGGGACGGGAGCGCCTCCGACGGTCCCGCGGGAACGAACACCACGACGGACGACTCGGAGGAACTGGACAGCGTCGACATGAGTGGTCACGCTCCCGAGGACACCGAGGACGCGCCCGAGGAGGACGCCGGTATGAAGGGCGGGGACTACAAGACTGCGGACTCCGAGGCGGACGACGAACCGATAAGCGAGAAGTACGGGGAGGAGACCGACGGCTCTTCGAGCGATTAG
- a CDS encoding methylglyoxal synthase, with product MQLAFLAHDEKKQAMVEFVDEHVELLEQFDCMATGSTGERLSEETELEVEQLNSGSHGGDMMIGAAVATDECDAVIFLRDPLTSQPHDPDITALLRVCDVHDVPFATNISSADAIIDYLSE from the coding sequence ATGCAGTTAGCGTTCTTGGCACACGACGAGAAGAAACAAGCTATGGTCGAATTCGTCGACGAACACGTCGAGCTCCTCGAACAGTTCGATTGTATGGCGACCGGCTCGACCGGCGAGCGACTCAGTGAGGAAACCGAACTGGAGGTCGAGCAGCTGAACTCGGGCTCACACGGTGGCGACATGATGATCGGTGCCGCCGTCGCCACCGACGAGTGTGATGCGGTGATCTTCCTGCGGGACCCACTCACCTCCCAACCCCACGACCCGGACATCACCGCCCTCCTCCGCGTCTGTGACGTTCACGACGTCCCCTTCGCGACGAACATCTCGAGCGCGGATGCGATCATCGACTATCTGAGCGAGTGA
- the srp19 gene encoding signal recognition particle subunit SRP19 yields MVENVIWPAYLDAGCSRTEGRRVPRRVAVPEPTVDEIARAAGQVGYDTVIEREKTYPREHAARGRVLVKDADDDGKSDLLQAVAAYVAALRE; encoded by the coding sequence ATGGTCGAGAACGTCATCTGGCCGGCGTATCTGGACGCCGGATGCAGTCGAACCGAGGGTCGACGGGTGCCCCGACGCGTCGCGGTGCCCGAGCCGACCGTCGACGAGATCGCTCGTGCGGCCGGGCAGGTCGGTTACGACACCGTGATCGAACGCGAGAAGACCTATCCACGCGAGCACGCCGCACGCGGCCGTGTGCTGGTGAAGGACGCCGACGACGACGGGAAGTCGGACCTCCTCCAAGCCGTCGCGGCCTACGTCGCCGCGCTCCGGGAATGA
- a CDS encoding H/ACA ribonucleoprotein complex subunit GAR1 codes for MKRAGEVVGTAQGLAIVRCDDEGYPTIGTQLVDQSLSTVGRVVDVFGPTDRPFLALKSTNSPAGLLGERLYSE; via the coding sequence ATGAAACGCGCGGGCGAGGTGGTCGGTACCGCCCAGGGACTCGCCATCGTCCGATGTGACGACGAGGGCTACCCGACCATCGGCACCCAGCTCGTCGACCAGAGCCTCTCGACGGTCGGTCGGGTCGTCGACGTGTTCGGCCCGACCGACCGCCCGTTTCTGGCGCTGAAGTCGACGAACTCGCCGGCGGGGCTGCTCGGCGAGCGTCTCTACAGCGAGTAA